TTGGCCTGACCTGTGTTAACCTCGCAGGTCACACCTACATGTTGGTATAGCAAAACAGCATGGCTGGGTAGATGTTCCGTTTTGCAACCAAATGCATTACCTTCCTTTTTCCATCTTCTGCACAGCATAGCAAATAACATCTTCCTATCACAAAAATATCACATATAGCTAAGGGGTAGGTGTgagcaaaaacatacatttaaaacttttatcTTCTTTTAGCTGGAGTCATAAGTTGCAATGACTCTAAATCATCTGTTAACGTTTGCAGCTCAAGACTGATCCTAGTATAGTTAGCCATCTCTTTCATCAActtcattattcttttattcaaAGTTTCCTGTGTCTGCATCAATTTTATCACAGTTCTCAATTTGAAGTCCATATGGTGTTGATGTTCCAGGTTTCTTCTTTGTTCGGCGACACTTCTCCACTTTCGCTTGTTTTTTGGGCTTTTCTGCTTTCTACCACTTGTAGCCCTTGAATGATGAGATCACCAAGTCAACATTTATGTTTCCTGCTTCACAATTCTCTATAGAACTCGGCCTCCTTATCAGGATCAGAATCTAAAGCTCTTTACACCAGATGCTTTGCATAGAATATCGCTGAGTTCAAAACAGGATATATCACCCTCCGAAGGGTATTCAGAGTGAAAACAATCATGCCTGCCATATTGAAGGGTTGTTACAAATCGAAAGCCTTAAAACTTGCCACTTCAAAGGGCCTTTTCGGGATGAAGGATTTTGAAGGGTACAAATGATGGACACTTTGGCCCCCATGATGCTTTGCGCTGATTCTTTCCGTGATGACGGCGCCTCCAAATGGGCACAGAGTGTGAGAGCTAAAGTGCTTATTTAAGAGTTTGGATCCTCCAAATGGTCACCATGTTCAATCTGCCCCCATAACTTGCATGAAAAGACCTCTCCTGCCAAGAGCATTGAACCATGCCAGTCAGAGCAGACCCCATGCTGCTGGAGGAGAGGACAGAGTTACTCTCCCAGTTATTTAAGACAGTTTGAGAGTCTCGCAAGTGGTTAGGAGTTGCCAGAAGGGGCTCATGATGGTGCTGAGGAGACAGAGATGACTTTCAGGAGAGGAAGAATCTTGAAATATTGGACAGTGAGCAATAatcaaattgttatatttttatcagttgctcaaacagaaaacaagcaaagaatatttaaatttcaaaagaacaacataaaTTTCTTCAGTCATCAACTCTTAAGACTGACACTTAAGATTTAGTCCTATACTTTGCTTAAATTACTAATGAGATGCTCGATAACTCACTTTTAAGGACAGCTTTGAGcccccaaaaaatattttacacttaaGTCAATTTTTAGCAGAATTCTTGAGAGTAATTCCCAGAGACTTGATAAATATGGGCCCTGGTCTCTGAAATGGAAAGTCTGCTTCAGAATTTCATTAAATTGAACAGCAATTATAACATTTGCAATCTAAAAAAGATAATATTTGTACTATGTAGTGCAGTACTTAAAACTGTGTTTGGGCTATGCTGAAAAATATTTTGGTAATTTAAAAGGCATTTACTGTACAGATTATTGCAACATACAAGACACTTTATTTACAAAATGGTATATTCACACAACAATTAgtgttattacatttataatgcagttaataaaaaaaaaagaaagaaagaaaatgttctgGTCAGCAGTTATTTATATAAGCAGTTATATAAGCATCTTGTAGATGAAAAAGCAAATATTGTTTGAATATATTAGACAGGACAGACATATGAGAGAAACATGCTGATTGCATTAGCAATGACAACAGGTCCTGGGTGAAGATCTTCAGTGAGATAGTGACAGGAAGTCATCTGCCAGATATCGAAGTAGATTACTCCATCAATATCTCTGAACATCTCGTTCATCACTATGTTCTCTTGCAGTGTATACAAGTCACTTTGAAAAATATCCTGTAACAACAAAGATCAGTAACAAAAGATACTGTCAGACATGGAATAAGGTCATTGTCTGTCCtcacagttttaattatttatttattttattcctaaataataataataactcaaggcattagcaatataaacaatatattttatttgagaacTCATGTTCAGATATTCTTATAAATAGTTAACTTTTAactattttagaattattttaattGAGGTAAATAttggtgacagaaatggagattTACTTTACTAAAGCTGATTGCTCTCTAAAAAATCCCACAGATCCTGTCACCAAGCGATTACAAGTTTTATCAATATAACAAAGTGTGTCAGTTGTTTACATACTTACTTAATTAGTCTTCCCTTTAACGTCATTATACCGTGATTTACGAAAGGGGAACACGCATGTACACAAGATGGGGGATTTATCGAATGAATCAATCACAGCCAAACATAACTTTATCCATATCGAATCATATCACGATGGAGGCATTGCTTCCTCTCATGTGACTTTCCACATTCATTCTCGGTTACCCCCCACTATAGAGCCCTGCACAggcctcaaatctaggcccgatcccggccctggcccgagacgctcaggccctagcccgaccCATGTCCGACCGCTCATCAGAATTATCAATTATCAGAATCaacgctaatactttacttggctacaataaaattaatagatataaaacacttcaagcatatcacacaggcagttagtttaatgtttatttattaaaccacagtgatgagtaaaatgaaaaattttgaaataccaaggctcgcaacagcgctcgtaaacaaaatgagaaatagcctacaatctaaacaaattaaattaaattaattaaaaacaaacctgCAGATTATTTTacctcaaaaatgcaccacagaacatgtccattattttttccattttccaacagttaaacgaaaataaagtccagtcaaacgaaaagttagaacagtctcttacagaacatcgtggagaaaaagaataCTATCCAGAGTGGGAGGTTTTaacctagggctgggcgatatatctaacgatatgatcatgcgcatctaatcagtaaagctgcttccgtgatcaccgctaaaatctccatcacctgcttataattggagtggcaacaattatatgcaaaataacagtagtgcaatgatattttttgtagaatagtttactgtgcttgtacagtaacagctttagacagtttatagtgtaatggatttaaccatgtgcagtctgtgcaaaatatgagtagtgcaatacatgtatgtaaagtactgtgaccagtgcagtaaaaaagcaggtgcaggttagattggtggtgtggcgttcaggagtgtcacagcctcgggaaagaagctcttcctgagcctactagttcgagagcgtaggctcctgtaacgcctgccggatggaaagagggtgaaaagtccatggttagggtgagagggatccttgatgatgtttcttgccctgcccagacagcgcttctgataaatgttctcgatggagtttaactgggtgccggtgatccgttgagcagttttcaccacccgctggagtgctttgcggtcagatgcagagatattgctgtaccacactgagatgcagtttgtaagtatgctctcaatggtacagcggtagaattcagaAAGGATCCTAGGACTGAGTTGAACTTTTTTAATGCTTCGTAGgaagtaaaggcgctgctgagcctttttcgacacacgctccactacagctccgttgatgtagatgggtgtgtgtgcatgattcctagtccgcctgaagtccacaatgatctccttagtcttctgggtgtttagttccaggttgttggtggcacaccacacagccaggcgctgcacctcatccctgtaggctgactcatcgtcatccttgatcagacctaccaccgtCGTGTCttctgcaaatttgattatggtgttggagccataaacaggaacacagtcatggaatagggagtacaggagagggctaAGTACacagccttgtggcactccagtgttcagggatatgatggaggaggagaggttatctaacttaacagactgaggtctgttagtcagagAATCTAAAATCCAGTTGCAGGtgggtgtgctgattccaagatggctgagtttggagatcagcttggaggggattaccgtattaaatgcagaactgaaatctatgaacagcaatctcacatgtgtgttctgactgtccaggtgggtgagggcagagtgaagtgccgttgagatggcgtcctctgttgacctattgttgcgataggcaaattggaatgggtctaatgtagcagggagacaggattttaagtgggatgcgaccagtttctcaaagcacttggcaatgatgggggtgagtgcaacaggGCGAAAGTCGTTAGGGACCGAGGCAGTGGAGTGCTTCGGTACAGGcacgatggtggaggttttgaagcaagtggggacagttgtttgggccagggacagattgaaaatgtcagtgaagacctcagccagctgctccGCACAGGCTTTAAGCACACGACCAGGTATTCCATCAGGGCCAGCTGCTTTCCGTCCATTCACTTTACGCAGAGTAGAGTAAACATCTgatgtggagagtgtgagaggcagttcactgGGTTGATGCTCAGCTTTGAGTGAGATTTCCTTATTATTTTTGtcaaagcgagcataaaagtgattgagctcgtctgggagggaggcagagctggaggggggcacagagttaggtggtttgtaatctgtgatagattgtatgccttgccacatacgccgggggtctgaagaattgaagtgttcttcaatcctctgtttgtgtgtgagtttggcctggtagatacccttcctcaggttggctctggctgagctgtaagcctcctggtctccagacctgaaggctgcatctcttgctttgagcaggaggcgaacctctctgttcatccagggcttctgattggggaaaatttttatttttttgagtgtggtcACTCTGCTTACACATCTGttgatgtgctccaggacagagtttgtgtaagtgtcaatgttaatctgagagtttgtggtggcctgggcagcaaactcactccagtctgtgtgctggAACTGATGTTGAAGAGTGGAGTCAGCACCTTCCAGCCAGATTTTAACAGTCCTTATTGTAGGTTTCACACATTTGATGACCGGAGTATACTTGGGGAGCAGGAACAAAGAGAGGTGGTCAGACTGACCCagatgggggaggggtgtgactttgtaggcatcagtcacattagtataaacgtggtccagtgttttatgtccccttgtagtgcaggagacattttgatgaaatctAGGGAGAACAGATCTTAAAGTGCTGTGATTGAAGTCCCCAGCAACAATAAAGGCTCCATCCGTGTGCAGGGTTTGTAATTTGCTAATAGCAGCACAAAGTTATTTCATAGCCACGTTAGCATTAGCGTCCGGAGGTACATAAACTGCAGCAGCAAGAATGCAAGTAAACTCACGTGTTAGATAGAATGGCCTGCACTTGATAATCAGGAACTCCAGATCAGCAGAGCAGTGGGTATCAACAATGACAGAGTATTTACACCATGATTTGTTAACATAAATGCATACTCCACCACCTTTGTTTTTACCAGAGGTTGCTGCTACTCTGTCAGCCCTGAAGAAAGAGCGTCCATCCATATGTACCCCGCTGCTTGGGCCATCGTTGCAGagccatgtttcagtgaaaaacataacattacagtcCATAAGCCATTTCTGTGTGAGGGTCCAGATCTTTAGTTCGTCCATCTTGTTCATCAGAGACCGTACATTGGCAAGGAAGATGCTGGGAAGAGCTGGTCGATGTGGATTTAGCCTTAGCTTAGCACGCAGCCCTCCACGCTTTCCCCGTCTTTGTTTACGGTCTTGACGCCGACGCCGAGAACTTCCGGTAGGTACGAGTGATCCGCTTGTCCGCGGTGATCTCAGTAGCTCCGGCGGGAGTTCGCTGAAGTCGAAAGGATGATCTAAAACTATGTTGGAACACCGTTTGTTGATGTCCAAAAGTGACTGTTTAGTATAGATGTAGTTCGCAAAACTGAATCGCGCGAACACGAGTGAAATAACCAGGTAGATTAACACTAATTTCCAAAATCTGGTaagacgctgagcctcgcgatgtgaTCGCGCCGCCATCTTGATCTCTAAATACAACTTCCActattgattgtaacagctttgattccCCAATGAAAGCGTCTGCATTTTCTACACATTTTGTAGCTATCTTTTGCAAGTgactctgattttttttattttttattagagagtgtttattttaggcacacaaagataacaataatcagcgtatgaatctcaacaacggtgacaaacagcatatccaGATAAACACATCtattctgaacatcacaaaactaaatactaaaaattcacataaaaaaagcaaaaataaaatttagttagaataaaaagttaaaaagacagttcagctcataatttattcatgccgcaatgcatgatgggagccatggatgagtttttattggctacaacatgcttttttgatggtcactgttgttgtgatgctcacactGATGTCTGTGTaactaaaataaagattttttttctttatgtagaactaacttttaaaaacatgtcacatTATGCCAAAAAATGCTGGATTGCTATCTGttttttttccacttaatttatgtatacattaaaaaaacctGAACTTACGCATTCGGGACACTACATGACAAATAGCTCAAACCACAATCAATAGCACACATGATTGCTTTTGCTTTGGTATGTATGTTATTAATTATGTTACCACAGCAACACAAAgtctaaagttaataactgaagggtcaagatcccaactaaagcaaacactgaccactataatggtgacacacaaattgttaGTTTCTCGTTTGGTGAGTCGGCTTGTTAACTTCAGGTGTCTTCagtaatgctcaatcataactcaattaacttcttaattatctcattaacttcaactctgctccagtgttacttttaacactgcttaagtgtttatatgagtccataCTCAAGAGTgtaaaattaacactggagattttgctgtgtagggGCATAAATAAATCGGGGCCCGTCGGGCTctggctgaaatgcagggctttacCCCACTTAACCCACCGCACGCTTCAGGGGGTCTGTTAAAACTCAGTGGGCTCAGTGGAGGCATGAcagaaacatttctttatttattgataaattatCCTTTGAAACTAAGGAATTTTATACGGAATCTAAATTATTGTTGTAAATTAGAATAAATTTGTTCCTAACACGCACCTATGAGCCCAGTATTTCTAGACTTTCAAAATGACACCAACAGAacaaatgcatcatattttccCATTGACCATAAATATTGTCGTTATAAAACAAGATGGAAAAGTATTTGAAGTGACTAAGCGTACCTTATATCCTGCAGTGTTTCCAGACTTGATGACGATGGTGGTCTGTGGTGCACGACTTAGCAGGGCAACAACAGACTGACGGATTTTGGCCACTTCGTGAACATAAAATGTTATCGGGTGAAACACCAGGTGGGCAGAGATTGTAAAGACAATGACTACATGAGGACCACCGGCTATATTATCAATAATATTGGAGATAAAATTCAGGTTGGTCATAGGTATTACAGGAAATTGCATAGGAACACCATGAGGCCTCCAgtgaataataacattatttttcaacTCCACAGCCATTAGGGGTCCATACGAAAGAGCCTGGAGGTTCATTCTTTTTAAGCCTAATAAGGAGAAGCGAAAATTAAACAGCTTTACGCAGTTGCCTTTGGATATTGCATACAGCAATCCCAAGAAGTATATGGGCACATAATGGAAATGATCCAATCACATCACTTACTCAAGCTCACCCAAACACATGTAACatgtattattatgttattataatattatattatgtattaaattCATAATATCTTTCTTTCCTTGAactagatattttgaagaatgtataaAACAAAGACATGTTATACATCCATGCTatcacaaattttttttattgagagaCAGAAAAGTCATAACCCCCAAATCAAAGCCATTTATGTCGCTGATCAACTTGCCTGGCacttttctttcaaaaaactcAAACCACTGCCTTGTGGTGGAGTCTCCTAGCATGTAGACAATCTTATTTTGGAGACATTCCAACATTTGGGCATAATCGAACTGTTGAGTGTTGCATACGAAAGACTTCCAGACATCTTTCAAATAGAACCCTGCAGGAACTGGTGTCTTCAATCCTGATCTGCATCTCTCTGTTGTGCCTAAAGCAAAGAAACATTCATCTGAAAGGACTGTGCACTAAATATTCTAATTCAGTCAATTCTCCCGTAACTAAATTTGATTTAAGATgatatctgtttgtgtgtgttttgaccatttcatgtttggaaaaataaaatgctaagaGAATGTAAGTGAATTAAAGAAATCAAGCCATTCAGTTTgctaaaagaggaagaaaaaaatccATCGTTTCCTTCCTACTTCTATTTATTCTTTCCAAACAGTAAATTAAATTGTCAAAATGTACACAgatcatacactgtaaaaaaagtgtgccgttaaataacagtaatttactggcagcaggggtgccagtaaagtactgttcaTTTACAGCTCTCAACCATTAATTTTCCACTCTTaatttgtttttacagtattttactgtaaattctaccatggaaattagctccactcccactgcttcaaacagttaaagtttaaaaactagcattcctacgatgttagtactatgaacttatttcattttagtCCACTGAGAAggcatatttcttaatataaaaatgcaaacacttaGTGTGTAGAAGTAAAGTAACTCAATGCATGACTTTCACTCAAATCACTGCATTGTCAGCTATAGAACAAATGTATTTGCTGAAGCACTTAACACAGAGATATACTCATACCATTGCCTGTAGTGTTGGGAAGGATATTGATGATTTGTGTGTCTCCAGTAATACGAACATTTGTTAAAGTCCTgtgaagagagggagagagatattTTATATACACCTTTTTTCTATACGGATATACATTTCTTCTGAAATTAGTTTAGACTCATTTCTTACTTCACAAAAAGCTGCTTCTCAAAGGGATTTAATGGGTTTTCCAAACCTCCTTTTGAGTGATAAACCAGTTTGTCACATGGCAGTTTCTTTGGTCTCTCACACTGCCACACCGTTCCAGTTTTTATATCCTTATACTCGCAGCAGCAGTTGCTTTTACTCCAACTTCCTTCACCCCATTTAATATTACATTCTACTACTTCACTGATCCTGGTTTTATTGGGTCCTGCTCCTTCAAAGTAGCCTTTATAGTGGCTGCGTGGGAATGAAGACTCCCTGTATTTTTTAAGAATCTGCACAACCTCACTGGAGTGCTCAAGACGTACGAAGACTTGTGCCTGACCTTCCCAGGGAAGGAGAAGAATGACTGAGTAAGTCCCATTACGATGATCCACAACCTCCCCGTACACACTCGCCTTCAAGAAGAATGGAAGAGGATAACTGTAATGCCAAAAAACTTTACAATAAACATATTATAAATGACCTAAATGTACTTAAACACACATTTAGCTCTGAATTGAAAAGCTTTGCTTTGAAAAAGTCTCCTCCATATCTTTTCAGGTTCTTGTTGTGGTCTCTGGCTGTGATGATAACGGAGATGTTATCTCCCACTTTATAACTCTTTTTCGGTTCCACTGTAGAGAAATTTGAGTGGACTGGACTTGTGCTCAGATCCAGTGGAGTGATTTGTTGATCTGGACCAGGCCAGTCGAGAGCCCTCTGTAGACTTTCCCACTCCTCATCACTGATTCCCATCTCAGACGCTGATATTGTAAATGAGATATTTTTTGGTGGAATTTGTTTAGGGGCAGGGAGGTGAAATTGTCTTATTTGGAAGCAATTCATTAGCCATAAAATCTGGAAATGAATCATgatataaatcacacacacacacatatatatatatatatatatatatatatatatatatatatatatatatatatacaattagtCATTATATACAATACATTAGTTAAGGTTCTTAGATGAGGTCATATGAGagtatatatagtaatatatagccTACGTAGGCGCCACATTTGGCCGCTCCAAACACACTGACACATGTGCCATCTTTTTGCTCCAAAAGatctggggtctcatttataaaactctttgtagatttcatcctaaaagtgtacataggcacaaaagctagattttgcgtATGCACAAAAGTTTCATATTTATAAAACCATTGCATATGCCAGAACCTGCAcaaaaatccctttataaatcccagtcagAATAAAAATTGTGCATACGTGCATTTCCACCGCGACTCCTCCCCAAAATACACATAGATTTAGTTTACCACACCTAATTTTAATATGGATAACCTCATCTGGTTTTCTAGTTTGCCTTATCAGTTTAGCTGATAAGGTGaacatattttagttattttagcctatatttattgcagtgtaaataGAATCGTCTGACTCTTTGAGTGACTGACAaagtagcctatttaaaaaaagaaaacttttaccAAAATTACCATTTTCTTCAAGTTGTATCCTTCAGATACAGTGGCGTTTTTCTTAATGTTGTGGAGATGACTTCAGGCGACATCATCACCTCCGTGCAGCTGCGGTTGTACGGTAAGCTATTATCATTGGACCTATTCAAACTGGACCGTTCGAAAACTGAATCCAGCAGTGTATGCCATAATAACGAAGTGCGCATCACTGATCATTGTTCtcactaaaatattttcacatagcatgagatctgcagtttagtttaaagatgaattattgtGCATAGCACTCCTCGCTGTCATTAAAACAGCGTGCAACAGGAAAAGTGATCAAAGCGCTTCCACTAAATATGTCTAAActcatataattttttgtttaacttCTGCGTAATGACTTTATGTATTTTCAG
This is a stretch of genomic DNA from Carassius auratus strain Wakin unplaced genomic scaffold, ASM336829v1 scaf_tig00029804, whole genome shotgun sequence. It encodes these proteins:
- the LOC113079892 gene encoding NXPE family member 3-like is translated as MNCFQIRQFHLPAPKQIPPKNISFTISASEMGISDEEWESLQRALDWPGPDQQITPLDLSTSPVHSNFSTVEPKKSYKVGDNISVIITARDHNKNLKRYGGDFFKAKLFNSELNASVYGEVVDHRNGTYSVILLLPWEGQAQVFVRLEHSSEVVQILKKYRESSFPRSHYKGYFEGAGPNKTRISEVVECNIKWGEGSWSKSNCCCEYKDIKTGTVWQCERPKKLPCDKLVYHSKGGLENPLNPFEKQLFVKTLTNVRITGDTQIINILPNTTGNGTTERCRSGLKTPVPAGFYLKDVWKSFVCNTQQFDYAQMLECLQNKIVYMLGDSTTRQWFEFFERKVPGLKRMNLQALSYGPLMAVELKNNVIIHWRPHGVPMQFPVIPMTNLNFISNIIDNIAGGPHVVIVFTISAHLVFHPITFYVHEVAKIRQSVVALLSRAPQTTIVIKSGNTAGYKDIFQSDLYTLQENIVMNEMFRDIDGVIYFDIWQMTSCHYLTEDLHPGPVVIANAISMFLSYVCPV